The following coding sequences lie in one Pseudomonas monsensis genomic window:
- a CDS encoding ArsR/SmtB family transcription factor, with protein MQSSLTECEVAQLRASASKACALLKALANEDRLLILCQLTQGERNVGELEKMTGVRQPTLSQQLGILRDEGLVATRREGKYIFYGLASPEVIQVMKTLSGLYCGAVLKSLGHP; from the coding sequence ATGCAATCCAGTCTGACCGAATGTGAAGTCGCCCAATTGCGCGCCTCGGCCTCCAAGGCCTGCGCGCTGCTCAAGGCCCTGGCCAATGAGGATCGCTTGTTGATCCTGTGCCAATTGACCCAGGGCGAACGCAATGTCGGCGAACTGGAAAAAATGACCGGCGTGCGCCAACCGACGCTGTCCCAGCAACTGGGCATCCTGCGTGATGAAGGGCTGGTGGCGACTCGCCGTGAAGGCAAATACATTTTTTATGGCCTGGCCAGTCCTGAAGTGATTCAGGTGATGAAGACCCTGTCCGGGTTGTATTGCGGCGCGGTGCTGAAAAGCCTCGGTCACCCATAA
- a CDS encoding MBL fold metallo-hydrolase, which produces MPAQIEAFLDPASSTYSYVVYEADGGQCAIVDPVLDYDGAAGRTCTAQADKIIAFVHAHSLQVQWLLETHAHADHLSAAPYLRRELGGKIAIGESISKVQNVFKALFNLEPEFCVDGSQFDHLFAPNESFRIGNLKATALHVPGHTPADMAYLIDGEQILVGDTLFMPDVGTARCDFPGGNAHQLYNSIHKLLAFPASVKLYVCHDYPPEGRAAQCQTTVGEQRKSNIHVHDGIDEAAFVEMRTKRDAGLGMPTLLLPAIQVNVRAGNLPPAEENGVVYLKIPLNSL; this is translated from the coding sequence ATGCCCGCGCAGATTGAAGCTTTCCTCGACCCCGCCTCTTCGACCTACAGCTACGTGGTCTACGAAGCCGATGGCGGACAGTGCGCAATCGTCGACCCGGTGCTTGATTATGACGGCGCCGCCGGCCGTACCTGCACCGCCCAGGCCGACAAAATCATCGCCTTCGTTCACGCGCACAGCCTGCAGGTGCAGTGGCTGCTGGAAACCCATGCCCACGCCGATCACCTGTCCGCAGCGCCTTACCTGCGCCGGGAACTGGGCGGAAAAATCGCCATTGGCGAATCAATCAGCAAAGTGCAGAACGTGTTCAAGGCGCTGTTCAACCTGGAGCCGGAGTTCTGCGTCGATGGCTCGCAGTTCGATCACCTGTTTGCGCCGAACGAGTCATTCCGCATTGGCAACCTCAAGGCCACCGCCCTGCACGTCCCCGGCCACACCCCGGCGGACATGGCTTACCTGATCGACGGCGAACAGATTCTGGTCGGCGACACGCTGTTCATGCCCGACGTCGGCACCGCCCGCTGCGACTTCCCCGGCGGCAACGCGCATCAACTGTACAACTCGATCCACAAGCTGCTGGCCTTCCCCGCCAGCGTCAAACTCTACGTCTGCCACGACTACCCACCCGAAGGCCGCGCCGCGCAGTGCCAGACCACTGTCGGCGAGCAGCGCAAAAGCAATATTCATGTGCATGACGGAATCGACGAGGCGGCGTTCGTCGAGATGCGCACCAAACGCGATGCCGGACTGGGCATGCCGACGCTGCTGCTGCCGGCGATTCAGGTCAATGTGCGGGCGGGGAATCTGCCACCGGCAGAGGAAAACGGCGTGGTGTACCTGAAGATTCCGCTCAACTCTCTATAG
- a CDS encoding tyrosinase family protein: MDIRRNHRDMTPQQKAAFVDAILVLKNNVDSVLRPGQQNRYDDFVQIHKNSMGGANPLIPNPHRSPLFYPWHRILIRQFELALQSATNDPTITLPYWNWQLTGADNPFTSDFMGSNGDNLQDQRVTSGPFSREHSQFDVRVWDEGTGNTGIRRNLGASGALPTPLDVISTLNRTPYWMDESGWENVSESLLHNPVHAWIGGSMAQASSPNDPIFFLHHCYLDLLWERWKHQHAGTPGFTNRAGSADTNETVLIFHPANERAPWAQTFTVRQTLYTAELDYRYDYI, encoded by the coding sequence ATGGATATTCGCCGTAATCACCGCGACATGACACCGCAACAGAAAGCTGCGTTCGTCGATGCGATCCTGGTACTGAAAAACAACGTCGACAGCGTCCTGCGCCCCGGACAGCAAAATCGCTACGATGACTTTGTGCAGATCCACAAAAACTCGATGGGCGGCGCCAATCCGCTGATACCCAATCCGCATCGCAGCCCTTTGTTCTATCCGTGGCATCGAATTCTGATTCGCCAGTTCGAACTGGCCCTGCAGTCCGCCACCAATGATCCGACCATTACCCTGCCCTACTGGAACTGGCAACTGACCGGAGCAGACAACCCCTTCACGTCGGATTTCATGGGCTCAAACGGTGACAACCTGCAAGATCAGCGTGTCACCAGCGGTCCGTTTTCCAGGGAGCACTCACAATTCGATGTCAGGGTCTGGGACGAGGGCACTGGCAACACCGGCATTCGTCGAAATCTGGGGGCAAGCGGCGCACTGCCCACCCCGCTGGATGTTATTTCGACCCTGAACAGAACGCCTTACTGGATGGATGAAAGCGGCTGGGAAAACGTCTCGGAAAGCCTTTTGCACAATCCGGTACATGCCTGGATTGGCGGCAGCATGGCACAAGCCTCCTCACCCAACGATCCGATATTCTTCCTGCACCACTGCTACCTCGACTTGCTGTGGGAACGCTGGAAACATCAGCATGCTGGAACTCCAGGCTTTACCAATAGAGCTGGCTCGGCAGACACGAACGAAACCGTCCTGATCTTTCATCCTGCCAATGAACGGGCGCCCTGGGCGCAAACCTTTACCGTCCGACAAACCCTCTATACCGCAGAGCTCGATTACCGGTATGACTACATCTGA
- the bkdR gene encoding Bkd operon transcriptional regulator BkdR, giving the protein MRKLDRTDIGILNSLQENARITNADLARSVNLSPTPCFNRVKAMEELGLIREQVTLLDADLLGLHVNVFIHVSLEKQVEEALQHFEEAISDRPEVMECYLMAGDPDYLIRVLVPTIQSLERFMMDFLTKVPGVANIRSSFALKQVRYKTALPLPANGLTLGN; this is encoded by the coding sequence ATGCGCAAACTGGACCGTACCGACATCGGCATTCTCAACAGCCTTCAAGAGAACGCGCGCATCACCAACGCCGACCTCGCACGCTCGGTGAATCTGTCGCCGACACCGTGCTTTAACCGGGTCAAGGCGATGGAAGAATTAGGGCTGATTCGCGAGCAGGTGACGCTGCTGGACGCCGACCTGCTGGGACTGCATGTCAACGTGTTCATCCACGTCAGCCTCGAGAAGCAGGTGGAGGAGGCGTTGCAGCATTTTGAAGAAGCGATTTCCGATCGCCCGGAGGTGATGGAGTGCTATTTGATGGCGGGTGACCCGGATTATCTGATCCGCGTGCTGGTGCCGACCATTCAGTCGCTGGAGCGTTTCATGATGGACTTTCTGACCAAGGTGCCGGGGGTGGCGAATATTCGCTCGAGTTTTGCGCTCAAGCAGGTGCGCTACAAGACTGCATTGCCCTTGCCGGCAAACGGCCTGACGCTAGGTAACTGA
- a CDS encoding 3-methyl-2-oxobutanoate dehydrogenase (2-methylpropanoyl-transferring) subunit alpha — protein sequence MTQAYEPLRLHVPEPSGRPGCKTDFSYLHLTDAGTVRKPSIDVEPADTADLARGLIRVLDDQGNALGPWAENVPVEILRKGMRAMLKTRIYDNRMVVAQRQKKMSFYMQSLGEEAIGSAQALALNIDDMCFPTYRQQSILMAREVPLVDLICQLLSNERDPLKGRQLPIMYSVKDAGFFTISGNLATQFIQAVGWGMASAIKGDTKIASAWIGDGATAESDFHTALTFAHVYRAPVILNVVNNQWAISTFQAIAGGEATTFAGRGVGCGIASLRVDGNDFYAVYAASAWAAERARRNLGPTMIEWVTYRAGPHSTSDDPSKYRPADDWSHFPLGDPIARLKQHLIKVGHWSEEEHAAVSAELEAEVIAAQKQAEQYGTLAGGQIPSAATMFEDVYKEMPEHLKRQRQQLGI from the coding sequence ATGACCCAAGCGTATGAACCGCTGCGTCTGCACGTCCCTGAACCTTCGGGCCGCCCAGGCTGCAAAACCGACTTTTCCTACCTGCATCTGACCGATGCCGGTACGGTGCGCAAACCATCCATCGACGTCGAACCCGCCGACACCGCCGACCTGGCGCGTGGCCTGATCCGCGTGCTCGACGACCAGGGCAACGCCCTCGGCCCCTGGGCTGAAAACGTGCCGGTCGAGATCCTGCGCAAGGGCATGCGCGCCATGCTCAAGACGCGGATCTACGACAACCGCATGGTGGTTGCCCAGCGCCAAAAAAAAATGTCGTTCTACATGCAGAGCCTTGGCGAAGAAGCCATTGGCAGCGCTCAGGCCCTGGCCTTGAACATCGACGACATGTGCTTCCCGACCTACCGCCAGCAAAGCATCCTGATGGCCCGCGAAGTGCCGTTGGTCGACCTGATCTGCCAACTGCTGTCCAACGAGCGCGATCCGCTCAAGGGTCGCCAGTTGCCGATCATGTACTCGGTCAAGGACGCCGGTTTCTTCACCATTTCCGGCAACCTCGCCACCCAGTTCATTCAGGCTGTCGGCTGGGGCATGGCCTCGGCGATCAAGGGCGACACGAAAATCGCCTCGGCGTGGATCGGTGACGGCGCCACCGCCGAATCGGACTTCCACACCGCCCTCACCTTCGCCCACGTTTACCGTGCGCCAGTGATCCTCAACGTGGTCAACAATCAATGGGCGATCTCGACCTTCCAGGCCATCGCCGGTGGTGAAGCCACTACCTTCGCCGGACGCGGCGTCGGTTGCGGCATCGCTTCGCTGCGCGTGGATGGCAACGACTTCTACGCCGTGTATGCAGCATCTGCCTGGGCCGCTGAACGCGCCCGGCGCAACCTCGGGCCGACCATGATCGAATGGGTCACCTACCGTGCCGGCCCGCACTCGACCTCCGACGATCCTTCCAAATACCGTCCTGCCGACGACTGGAGCCACTTCCCGCTGGGCGACCCGATTGCCCGCCTGAAGCAGCACCTGATCAAGGTCGGCCACTGGTCGGAAGAAGAACACGCCGCCGTCAGTGCCGAGCTCGAAGCCGAAGTGATTGCCGCGCAGAAACAGGCCGAGCAGTACGGCACCCTCGCCGGCGGCCAGATTCCAAGCGCCGCGACCATGTTCGAAGACGTCTACAAAGAGATGCCGGAGCACTTGAAGCGCCAGCGTCAGCAGTTGGGGATCTGA
- a CDS encoding alpha-ketoacid dehydrogenase subunit beta — translation MNDHNNNIQLETAMTTTTMTMIQALRSAMDVMLERDDNVVVFGQDVGYFGGVFRCTEGLQTKYGTSRVFDAPISESGIVGVAVGMGAYGLRPVAEIQFADYVYPASDQIISEAARLRYRSAGEFTAPMTLRMPCGGGIYGGQTHSQSIEAMFTQVCGLRTVMPSNPYDAKGLLIASIENDDPVIFLEPKRLYNGPFDGHHDRPVTPWSKHPQAQVPDGYYTVPLDVAAITRPGKDVTVLTYGTTVYVSQVAAEESGVDAEVIDLRSLWPLDQETIVKSVKKTGRCVVVHEATRTCGFGAELVALVQEHCFHHLEAPIERVTGWDTPYPHAQEWAYFPGPSRVGAALKRVMEV, via the coding sequence ATGAACGATCACAACAACAATATTCAGCTGGAAACCGCCATGACCACGACCACCATGACCATGATCCAGGCCCTGCGCTCGGCCATGGATGTGATGCTTGAGCGTGACGACAACGTGGTGGTGTTCGGTCAGGACGTCGGCTATTTCGGCGGCGTGTTCCGTTGCACCGAAGGCCTGCAGACCAAGTACGGCACCTCGAGGGTGTTCGACGCACCAATCTCAGAGAGCGGCATCGTCGGCGTTGCCGTGGGCATGGGCGCTTACGGTCTGCGTCCGGTCGCCGAGATTCAGTTCGCCGACTACGTTTACCCGGCCTCCGACCAGATCATTTCCGAAGCGGCGCGCCTGCGTTATCGCTCGGCCGGTGAGTTCACCGCACCAATGACCCTGCGCATGCCATGCGGCGGCGGCATCTACGGCGGCCAGACCCACAGCCAGAGCATCGAGGCGATGTTCACTCAGGTCTGTGGTCTGCGCACCGTGATGCCGTCCAACCCGTACGACGCCAAGGGTCTGCTGATCGCCTCCATCGAAAACGATGACCCGGTGATCTTTCTTGAGCCAAAACGCCTGTACAACGGCCCGTTCGATGGCCACCACGACCGCCCGGTAACCCCATGGTCGAAACACCCGCAAGCCCAGGTGCCGGACGGTTACTACACCGTGCCGCTGGACGTCGCCGCGATCACCCGTCCGGGCAAGGACGTGACCGTGTTGACCTACGGCACCACCGTCTACGTCTCGCAAGTCGCGGCCGAAGAATCCGGCGTTGATGCCGAAGTCATCGACCTGCGCAGCCTGTGGCCGCTGGACCAGGAAACCATCGTCAAGTCGGTGAAGAAAACCGGCCGTTGCGTAGTGGTGCACGAAGCCACCCGCACTTGCGGGTTCGGCGCCGAACTGGTCGCGCTGGTGCAAGAGCATTGCTTCCATCACCTGGAAGCGCCGATCGAACGCGTCACCGGTTGGGACACCCCCTACCCGCACGCGCAAGAGTGGGCGTATTTCCCTGGGCCGTCCCGTGTGGGCGCAGCTCTGAAACGGGTCATGGAGGTCTGA
- a CDS encoding dihydrolipoamide acetyltransferase family protein has product MGTHVIKMPDIGEGIAEVELSQWHVKVGDLVVEDQVLADVMTDKAMVDIPSPVHGKVIALGGQPGEVMAVGSVLISIEVEGAGNLKESAAPAPVKEAPIALKAEATVESKPVAAAAPRPAAVCQGPMVAREADERPLASPAVRKHALDLGIQLRLVRGTGPAGRVLHEDLEAYLAQGQSNASAPAAAAYAQRHDEEQIPVIGMRRKIAQRMQDATQRAAHFSYVEEIDVTAIEELRAHLNEKHGASRGKLTLLPFLVRALVVALRDFPQMNARYDDEAQVITRLGAVHVGVATQSDVGLMVPVVRHAEARSLWDSAAEISRLANAARNGKASRDELSGSTITLTSLGALGGIVSTPVLNLPEVAIVGVNKIVERPMVVKGQVVIRKMMNLSSSFDHRVVDGMDAALFIQAIRGLLEQPATLFVE; this is encoded by the coding sequence ATGGGCACGCACGTTATCAAGATGCCGGACATCGGCGAAGGCATCGCAGAAGTCGAACTGTCGCAGTGGCACGTCAAGGTTGGCGATCTGGTGGTTGAAGACCAGGTGCTGGCGGACGTGATGACCGACAAGGCCATGGTCGATATTCCATCGCCGGTGCACGGCAAGGTGATTGCTCTCGGCGGTCAGCCGGGTGAAGTGATGGCGGTCGGCAGTGTGCTGATCAGCATCGAGGTGGAAGGTGCCGGCAACTTGAAGGAGTCCGCCGCACCCGCGCCTGTCAAAGAGGCGCCGATTGCGCTGAAAGCTGAAGCGACGGTCGAAAGCAAACCGGTCGCCGCTGCTGCACCGCGTCCGGCTGCCGTTTGCCAGGGCCCGATGGTTGCCCGTGAAGCCGATGAACGTCCACTGGCCTCCCCGGCCGTGCGCAAACATGCGCTGGATCTGGGCATTCAATTGCGCCTGGTACGCGGCACCGGCCCGGCTGGTCGCGTGCTGCACGAGGACCTCGAGGCCTATCTGGCGCAAGGTCAGTCGAACGCTTCGGCGCCGGCAGCCGCCGCTTACGCCCAGCGTCACGATGAAGAACAGATTCCAGTGATCGGCATGCGTCGCAAGATCGCCCAACGCATGCAGGACGCCACCCAGCGCGCCGCGCACTTCAGTTACGTCGAGGAAATCGACGTCACCGCGATTGAAGAGCTGCGCGCGCATCTGAATGAAAAACACGGTGCCAGCCGTGGCAAGTTGACCTTGCTGCCGTTCCTCGTGCGTGCGCTGGTCGTTGCCTTGCGCGACTTCCCGCAGATGAACGCCCGGTACGACGACGAAGCCCAGGTCATCACTCGCCTCGGCGCGGTACACGTCGGCGTCGCCACGCAAAGTGACGTTGGCCTGATGGTGCCGGTGGTGCGTCACGCCGAAGCCCGCAGCCTGTGGGACAGCGCTGCGGAAATCTCGCGCCTGGCGAATGCTGCCCGCAATGGCAAGGCCAGCCGCGACGAACTGTCCGGCTCGACCATCACCCTGACCAGCCTCGGTGCGCTGGGCGGCATCGTCAGCACCCCGGTGCTGAACCTGCCGGAAGTGGCAATCGTCGGCGTGAACAAAATTGTCGAACGGCCAATGGTCGTCAAAGGCCAGGTGGTGATCCGCAAGATGATGAACCTCTCCAGTTCCTTCGATCACCGCGTGGTCGACGGCATGGACGCGGCGCTCTTCATCCAGGCCATCCGTGGCTTGCTCGAACAACCCGCCACTTTGTTTGTGGAGTAA
- the lpdA gene encoding dihydrolipoyl dehydrogenase: MQTLNTTLLIIGGGPGGYVTAIRAGQLGIATILVEGQSLGGTCLNIGCIPSKALIHVAEQFHQTQHHSQHSALGISVSAPTLDITKSVEWKDGIVDRLTTGVAALLKKHKVQVINGWAKVIDGKTVEVGDTRIQCEHLVLATGSTSVNLPILPIGGPIISSTEALAPTSVPKRLVVVGGGYIGLELGIAYRKLGAEVSVVEAQDRILPAYDAELTQPVHEALKQLGVKLYLKHSVLGFDGTLQVRDPNGDTLNLQTDQVLVAVGRKPNTQGWNLEALNLDMNGSAIKIDSRCQTSMRNVYAIGDLSGEPMLAHRAMAQGEMVAELISGKHREFNPTAIAAVCFTDPELVVVGQTPDEAKAAGLDCIVSSFPFAANGRAMTLESKSGFVRVVARRDNHVIVGWQAVGVGVSELSTAFAQSLEMGARLEDIGGTIHAHPTLGEAVQEAALRALGHALHL, from the coding sequence ATGCAAACTCTGAACACCACGCTGCTGATTATTGGCGGCGGTCCTGGCGGTTACGTCACGGCGATTCGCGCCGGGCAACTAGGGATTGCGACGATTCTGGTCGAAGGCCAATCGCTGGGCGGCACGTGCCTGAACATCGGCTGCATCCCGTCAAAAGCGCTGATTCATGTGGCCGAGCAGTTTCACCAGACGCAGCATCACAGCCAGCATTCGGCGCTGGGCATCAGCGTTTCGGCGCCGACCCTCGATATCACTAAAAGCGTTGAGTGGAAGGACGGTATCGTCGATCGCCTGACCACCGGCGTCGCCGCACTGCTGAAAAAGCACAAGGTTCAGGTCATCAACGGCTGGGCCAAGGTCATTGACGGCAAAACGGTCGAAGTCGGCGACACCCGAATCCAGTGCGAACACCTGGTACTCGCCACCGGTTCGACCAGCGTCAACCTGCCGATCCTGCCGATTGGCGGGCCGATCATCTCCTCCACCGAAGCACTGGCGCCGACGTCTGTGCCAAAGCGGCTGGTGGTGGTTGGCGGCGGTTACATCGGTCTGGAGCTGGGCATTGCTTACCGCAAGCTTGGCGCCGAGGTCAGTGTGGTCGAGGCACAGGATCGTATCCTGCCGGCCTACGATGCCGAGCTGACACAACCAGTACACGAAGCCCTGAAGCAACTGGGCGTGAAGCTCTATCTCAAGCACAGCGTGCTGGGGTTCGACGGGACCTTGCAGGTGCGTGACCCGAACGGCGACACCCTGAATCTGCAAACCGATCAGGTGCTGGTGGCCGTCGGCCGCAAACCGAATACGCAGGGCTGGAACCTCGAAGCGCTGAACCTGGACATGAATGGCTCGGCGATCAAGATCGACAGCCGTTGCCAGACCAGCATGCGCAACGTCTACGCCATCGGCGACCTGAGCGGCGAGCCGATGCTCGCGCACCGGGCCATGGCCCAAGGCGAAATGGTCGCCGAGCTGATCAGCGGTAAACACCGCGAATTCAACCCGACCGCGATCGCCGCCGTGTGCTTCACCGACCCGGAACTGGTGGTGGTCGGCCAGACCCCGGACGAGGCCAAGGCCGCCGGACTGGACTGCATCGTGTCGAGCTTCCCGTTCGCCGCCAATGGCCGGGCGATGACCCTGGAATCGAAAAGCGGCTTCGTGCGGGTGGTCGCCCGTCGCGACAATCATGTGATTGTCGGCTGGCAGGCAGTGGGCGTCGGGGTTTCCGAGTTGTCGACCGCGTTTGCACAAAGCCTGGAAATGGGTGCGCGGCTGGAAGACATTGGCGGCACCATCCATGCGCACCCGACCTTGGGTGAAGCGGTGCAGGAAGCGGCGTTGCGTGCTTTGGGGCATGCGCTACACCTGTAA
- a CDS encoding branched-chain amino acid aminotransferase, protein MGNESINWDKLGFDYIKTDKRYLSYFRDGEWDKGTLTEDNVLHISEGSTALHYGQQCFEGLKAYRCKDGSINLFRPDQNAARMQRSCARLLMPHVSTEQFIEACKQVVRANERFIPPYGTGGALYLRPFVIGVGDNIGVRTAPEFIFSVFAIPVGAYFKGGLTPHNFQISSFDRAAPQGTGAAKVGGNYAASLMPGSQAKKAHFADAIYLDPLTHKKIEEVGSANFFGITHDNKFITPNSPSVLPGITRLSLIELAKTRLGLEVVEGDVLIDKLSDFKEAGACGTAAVITPIGGISYNDHLHVFHSETEVGPVTQKLYKELTGVQTGDIEAPAGWIVKV, encoded by the coding sequence ATGGGTAACGAAAGCATCAATTGGGACAAGCTGGGTTTTGACTACATCAAGACCGACAAACGCTATCTGTCGTACTTTCGCGATGGCGAGTGGGACAAAGGCACCCTGACCGAAGACAACGTGCTGCACATCAGCGAAGGCTCGACGGCCCTTCACTATGGCCAGCAGTGCTTCGAAGGCCTGAAGGCCTATCGTTGCAAGGACGGCTCGATCAACCTGTTCCGCCCGGATCAGAACGCCGCGCGCATGCAACGCAGCTGCGCCCGCCTGCTGATGCCGCACGTGTCCACCGAGCAGTTCATCGAAGCGTGCAAGCAAGTGGTTCGTGCCAACGAGCGCTTCATCCCGCCTTACGGCACCGGCGGCGCGCTGTACCTGCGTCCGTTCGTGATCGGCGTGGGTGACAACATCGGCGTGCGTACCGCCCCGGAGTTCATCTTCTCGGTGTTCGCGATCCCGGTTGGCGCCTACTTCAAGGGCGGCCTGACCCCGCACAACTTCCAGATCTCCAGCTTCGACCGCGCCGCCCCGCAAGGCACCGGTGCGGCCAAGGTCGGTGGCAACTACGCCGCCAGCCTGATGCCGGGTTCCCAGGCCAAGAAGGCGCACTTCGCCGACGCCATCTACCTGGATCCGCTGACCCACAAGAAGATCGAGGAAGTCGGTTCGGCCAACTTCTTCGGGATCACCCACGACAACAAGTTCATTACCCCGAACTCGCCGTCGGTTCTGCCAGGCATCACCCGCCTGTCGCTGATCGAACTGGCCAAGACCCGTCTGGGCCTGGAAGTGGTAGAAGGTGATGTGCTGATCGACAAACTGTCGGACTTCAAGGAAGCCGGCGCTTGCGGCACAGCCGCCGTGATCACCCCGATCGGCGGTATCAGCTACAACGACCACCTGCACGTGTTCCACAGCGAAACCGAAGTCGGCCCGGTCACCCAGAAGCTCTACAAAGAGCTGACTGGCGTGCAGACCGGCGACATCGAAGCGCCAGCGGGCTGGATCGTCAAGGTTTGA
- a CDS encoding LysR substrate-binding domain-containing protein yields the protein MKNSLPPLNAVRAFAVAARHQSFSLAAEELHVSHSAVSRHVKLLEEHLGVLLFERRVRQSLLTPAGEHFYQQVSTGLAQIADAAAELKRQAARPTIRINVRPSFALLWLTPRLTDFSTQHPHIDTQVVTQTQSPDPVRDDFDIVIRRGRDDWAPSLEAQALFEDELVMVAAPALIERLPLTNLAGLSAHTLLTVRARREDWHHWAMHFGQSQSSSQVIRQFDYMHRVLEAAVAGEGIALCPTTLLGTHLSSGRLICPLPELRMPLPRYYYGVAPQASAHTKVFIEWIQQQRP from the coding sequence ATGAAAAATTCACTTCCCCCGCTCAACGCAGTTCGCGCTTTCGCTGTTGCTGCTCGTCATCAGAGTTTCAGCCTGGCGGCCGAAGAGCTGCATGTCAGCCATAGTGCAGTCAGCCGTCACGTCAAACTGCTTGAAGAGCACTTGGGCGTTTTACTGTTTGAACGGCGTGTTCGGCAATCGCTGCTGACGCCGGCGGGTGAGCATTTCTATCAGCAAGTCAGTACCGGCCTGGCACAGATAGCCGACGCCGCTGCCGAGTTGAAGCGGCAGGCAGCGCGGCCGACGATCAGGATCAATGTCCGGCCGTCCTTCGCCCTGTTATGGCTGACGCCTCGTTTGACAGACTTCTCGACGCAGCATCCGCACATCGACACCCAGGTTGTCACACAGACTCAGTCGCCGGATCCGGTCCGCGACGATTTCGACATTGTCATCCGCCGGGGCCGTGACGATTGGGCGCCGTCGCTCGAGGCGCAAGCGTTGTTCGAGGATGAATTGGTCATGGTCGCGGCGCCGGCATTGATTGAGCGACTGCCGCTGACAAATCTCGCCGGTCTCAGTGCGCACACCTTGCTGACCGTCAGGGCGCGGCGAGAAGACTGGCACCACTGGGCCATGCATTTCGGCCAGAGCCAGAGCAGCAGCCAAGTGATCCGCCAGTTTGATTACATGCACCGGGTGCTGGAAGCGGCCGTTGCGGGCGAGGGCATCGCACTGTGTCCGACCACTTTGCTCGGCACGCATTTGTCGAGTGGTCGCCTGATCTGCCCGTTGCCGGAGCTGCGCATGCCGCTGCCACGCTATTACTACGGTGTTGCCCCGCAAGCGTCGGCGCACACCAAGGTGTTCATTGAGTGGATACAACAACAGCGCCCATGA
- a CDS encoding LysE family translocator, with the protein MHSYGLFVLFATLTILSPGPGVVLTLSNAVRLGWTGAVPGILGIASGAFVVAALSATSVGLILSASAEAFTVLKYAGAAYLLYLGFKSWRSDRFRALQQVRPSRPGYRFLEAASLQFLNPKAIFFFLAVFPQFIDTEQAFYPQFFKLVASYATLVILVHGSYALLANAAKGWLSSPKGSWLAAKVSGVTFAGFGLLMASATR; encoded by the coding sequence ATGCACAGCTACGGACTCTTTGTACTGTTCGCCACCCTGACTATTTTGAGCCCCGGCCCGGGCGTGGTGCTGACCCTGTCCAACGCCGTGCGCCTGGGCTGGACCGGCGCAGTGCCCGGCATACTGGGAATCGCCTCGGGCGCTTTCGTGGTGGCGGCCCTCAGCGCCACCAGCGTCGGCTTGATCCTCAGCGCCTCGGCCGAGGCGTTTACCGTGCTGAAATATGCCGGGGCCGCCTATCTGTTGTACTTGGGCTTCAAGAGTTGGCGTTCAGATCGTTTCCGTGCCCTGCAGCAGGTTCGCCCTTCTCGTCCGGGCTACCGCTTTCTCGAAGCCGCGTCCCTGCAGTTTCTCAATCCGAAAGCGATCTTCTTCTTTTTGGCCGTGTTCCCGCAGTTCATTGACACTGAACAGGCTTTTTACCCGCAGTTCTTCAAACTGGTGGCCTCGTACGCAACGCTGGTGATTCTGGTGCACGGCAGCTATGCCCTGCTCGCCAATGCGGCCAAAGGCTGGTTGTCGAGCCCGAAAGGCTCTTGGCTGGCGGCGAAAGTCTCGGGGGTGACCTTTGCCGGTTTTGGTCTGTTGATGGCTTCGGCAACCCGCTGA